The following coding sequences lie in one Desmodus rotundus isolate HL8 chromosome 1, HLdesRot8A.1, whole genome shotgun sequence genomic window:
- the METTL27 gene encoding methyltransferase-like protein 27, producing the protein MAREGDGSLSEVWARVGSLHRINDLAHTLHFYERWALDYDQDVANLQYRAPRLAVDCLSQAFPGPPHSALILDVACGTGLVAVELQARGFLQLHGVDGSPAMLEQAQARGLYQHLSLCTLGREPLPSPEGTYDAVLMVGALSDGQVPCSAIPELLRVTKPGGLVCLTTRANPSNLRYKAALEATLDRLEQAGEWERLVAWTVDRWELATSKLEEVPGTSDTDGYIPGIVYLYRKQEVTQVEGVRPSAQPLTGL; encoded by the exons ATGGCTCGGGAGGGGGACGGGAGCCTGTCCGAGGTTTGGGCGCGGGTCGGGTCCTTGCACCGCATCAACGACCTGGCCCACACGCTGCACTTCTATGAACGCTGGGCTCTGGACTATGACCAG GATGTGGCCAACCTGCAGTACCGCGCCCCCCGCCTGGCAGTGGACTGCCTCAGTCAAGCCTTTCCAGGCCCACCCCACAGCGCCTTGATCCTGGACGTGGCCTGTGGCACCGGCCTGGTGGCTGTCGAG CTGCAGGCTCGGGGCTTCCTCCAGCTGCATGGGGTAGATGGGAGCCCAGCAATGCTGGAACAGGCCCAAGCCCGCGGCCTCTACCAGCACCTCAGCCTCTGCACCCTGGGCCGGGAGCCTCTGCCCAGCCCCGAAG GGACCTACGACGCAGTGCTGATGGTGGGTGCCCTCAGTGACGGCCAGGTGCCCTGCAGTGCAATTCCTGAGCTCCTGCGAGTTACCAAGCCAG gcgGGCTGGTGTGTCTGACCACCAGGGCCAACCCATCCAACCTTCGCTACAAGGCGGCACTGGAGGCTACCCTGGACAGGCTGGAACAGGCCGGGGAGTGGGAACGCCTGGTGGCCTGGACTGTAGACCGGTGGGAACTGGCTACCTCCAAGCTTGAGGAGGTGCCTGGCACTTCTGACACTGATGGATACATCCCTGGCATTGTCTACTTGTACCGGAAGCAGGAGGTGACCCAGGTGGAGGGAGTAAGGCCCAGTGCTCAGCCCCTAACTGGCCTCTGA
- the CLDN4 gene encoding claudin-4 has translation MASMGLQVMGIALAVLGWLGAILSCALPMWRVTAFIGSNIVTSQTIWEGLWMNCVVQSTGQMQCKVYDSMLALPQDLQAARALIVICIIVAVLGVLLSVVGGKCTNCVEDESTKAKIMIVAGVVFLLAGLLVMVPVSWTANTIIRDFYNPLVAAGQKREIGASLYIGWAAAGLLMLGGALLCCNCPPRADKPYSAKYSAARSAPASNYV, from the coding sequence ATGGCCTCCATGGGGCTACAGGTGATGGGGATTGCGCTGGCCGTGCTGGGCTGGCTGGGCGCCATACTGAGCTGCGCGCTGCCCATGTGGCGGGTGACGGCGTTCATCGGCAGCAACATCGTCACGTCGCAGACCATCTGGGAGGGCCTGTGGATGAACTGCGTGGTGCAGAGCACCGGCCAGATGCAGTGCAAGGTGTACGACTCTATGCTGGCGCTGCCGCAGGACCTGCAGGCGGCCCGCGCCCTCATTGTCATCTGCATCATCGTGGCTGTGCTGGGCGTGCTGCTGTCTGTTGTGGGTGGCAAGTGCACCAACTGCGTGGAGGATGAGAGCACCAAAGCCAAGATCATGATTGTGGCAGGCGTGGTGTTCCTCCTGGCCGGCCTGCTGGTGATGGTACCCGTGTCCTGGACAGCCAACACCATCATCCGTGATTTCTACAATCCTCTGGTGGCTGCCGGGCAGAAGCGGGAAATAGGGGCCTCACTCTACATAGGCTGGGCGGCTGCAGGTCTGCTGATGCTCGGTGGGGCTCTTCTCTGCTGCAACTGCCCACCTCGTGCTGACAAGCCCTACTCCGCCAAGTACTCTGCTGCCCGTTCCGCCCCTGCCAGCAACTACGTGTAA
- the CLDN3 gene encoding claudin-3 — protein sequence MSMGLEIAGTSLAVLGWLGTIVCCALPMWRVTAFIGSSIITAQITWEGLWMNCVVQSTGQMQCKVYDSLLALPQDLQAARALIIVAILLAAFGLLVALVGAQCTNCVQDDTAKAKITIVAGVLFLLAALLTLVPVSWSANTIVQDFYNPLVPDSQKREIGSGLYVGWAAAALQLLGGALLCCSCPPTEKKYVPAKILYSAPRSAGPGTGTGTAYDRKDYV from the coding sequence ATGTCCATGGGCCTGGAGATCGCGGGCACTTCGCTGGCCGTgctgggctggctgggcaccaTCGTGTGCTGCGCGCTGCCCATGTGGCGGGTGACGGCGTTCATCGGCAGCAGCATCATCACAGCACAGATCACCTGGGAGGGCCTGTGGATGAACTGCGTGGTGCAGAGCACCGGCCAGATGCAGTGCAAGGTGTACGACTCGCTGCTGGCGCTGCCGCAGGACCTGCAGGCGGCCCGTGCCCTCATCATAGTCGCCATCCTGCTGGCTGCCTTTGGGCTCCTCGTGGCGCTCGTGGGGGCGCAGTGCACCAACTGCGTGCAGGACGACACTGCCAAGGCAAAAATCACCATCGTGGCGGGTGTGCTTTTCCTGCTGGCCGCCCTGCTCACCCTCGTGCCGGTGTCCTGGTCGGCCAACACCATCGTCCAAGACTTCTACAACCCCCTGGTGCCGGATTCGCAGAAGCGCGAGATAGGCTCTGGCCTGTATGTGGGCTGGGCGGCCGCGGCGTTGCAGCTGCTGGGGGGCGCGCTGCTCTGTTGCTCGTGCCCGCCGACTGAGAAGAAGTACGTGCCCGCGAAAATCCTCTACTCGGCGCCGCGCTCCGCGGGGCCAGGCACTGGCACCGGCACAGCCTACGACCGCAAGGACTACGTCTGA